The region TCAGCGCGACCTTCGTGCCCATTGTCGGGGCTCTGTACTGGCGGCGGGCGACCGGGGCGGGAGCCCTGGCCGCCATAGCCGCGGGCAGCGTGGTCGCCCTGGCCTTTATCTTCACGCAGGGGATACACTCGAACGCAGCCATAATCTTCGGGCTCCTGGCGAGCCTCGTGGCCTTCGTCGGGGTCAGCCTCCTCACGCCGCCCCCCTCCCCCCGGAGGCTGGAGGAGTGGGAGCGTCGGATGGAGGAGCCGGCCGTCGCGCGGGGCGGGGGGCTCTCCTGAGATCCGGTCTCGGAGGGTGATCGGTTGGCCGCGGGCGCGGTGCTCGTAGACGGGCTGGACTTCGGGGGCGTAATCGCCGTGGCCCGCCGCGGCGCGCGCGTGGGCGTGAGCCCGGCGGCGCGCGAGCGGGTGCGCCGCTTCCGCGCCCACGTGGAGCGCGCGTCCGGCTCCGAGGAGGCGGTCTACGGGGTCACCACGGGCTTCGGCGCGCTGGCGACGGTCCGGATCCCCGCCGGGGAGCGCCGCGAGCTGCAGCACGCCATCCTGCGCTCGCACGCCGCCGGCATGGGCCCGTTCGTGGAGCCCGAGGTGGTGCGGGCGATGATGCTGATCCGGGCCAAGACGCTGGCGATGGGGCACTCGGGCGTCCGGCCCGAGCTGCTCGACGCCCTCGTCGCCCTCCTGAACTCCGGCGTGGTCCCCGCCGTCCCCGAGCACGGCTCGCTGGGGGCCAGCGGCGACCTCGCCCCCCTGGCCCACGCCGCCCTCTGCCTGACGGGGGAGGGGTGGGCGCTCGAGGGCGGGGAGGCGGTGCCCGCCCGCGAGGCCCTCGCGCGGGCGGGGCTCGAGCCCGTGCGGCTCGAGGCGAAGGAGGGGCTCGCGCTCGTGAACGGCACCGACGGGATGCTCGCGGTGCTCGTGCTAGCCCTGGAGGACCTGGGGCTGCTCCTGAAGACCGCGGACGTCACGGCGGCGATGTCCATAGAGGCCCTGCTCGGGACCGACCGGGTCTACCGGGAGGAGCTGCACGCCCTGCGGCCCCACCCCGGGCAGCTCGCGAGCGCCCGCAACATACACCGCCTCCTGCAGGACAGCCCCATCGTCGCCTCCCACCGCGAGTCGCCGCACCTGGTGCAGGACGCCTACTCGCTGCGCTGCACCCCGCAGGTCTGCGGCGCGGCGCGGGACACCCTCGCCTTCGCGGAGGAGGTGGCGCGCAGGGAGCTCGCCTCCACCACGGACAACCCGCTCGTGCTGGAGGACGGCTCGGTGGAGAGCTGCGGGCACTTCCACGGGGAGCCGCTCGCCTTCGCGCTGGACTTCCTCGCCGTGGCCGCCGCGGAGGTCGGCGCCATCGCCGAGCGCAGGACCGACCGCATGCTGGACCCGGCCCGCTCGCAGGGGCTGCCGCCGTTTCTCGTCCCCCGCGCCGGGACCAACTCGGGCTTCATGGTCGCCCAGTACACCGCCGCCTCGCTCGCCGAGGAGAACCGGCGGCTGGCCGTCCCCGCGAGCACGGGCTCCCTGCCGACCTCCGCCATGCAGGAGGACCACGTCTCGATGGGCTGGAGCGCGGGCCTCAAGCTCCGCAGGGTGCTGCGCAACCTCGCCCGCATCCTCGCCGTGGAGGCGGTCTGCGCCGCCCAGGCCCTCGACCTCCGCTCCCCCCTGGAGCCCGCGCCCGCCACCGGGGCGGTGCGGGAGCGCATCCGGCGGGAGGTGCCGTTCGTGGAGAGGGACCGCTTTCTCGCCGCCCACCTGCGGGCCGCCGAGGGGCTGGTCCTCTCCGGGGCGCTCGTGGAGGCTGCTAATGAAATGGTCGAGCAGAGATAGACCTCCGTGAGGAACTTTGGCCTCTCGGCCGACTCCCGCGATAGCCAGTTCGCAGGGATTTATGGGGAGCAAGTATATTCCTTTGAATGGTTGAATGACTTTATCCAAATATAGGTTGATATTAAGCGGCAATCTGAATAATAATATACATAAGGTGAGCGAGGTTTGAGGAAAGGGAGCTTGAATGGGACGCCAAATCCAAAAGGATAAAGGGAGGTTGCCGAGATCTTCCTGTCAGGGTTGTATATCTGAGCGTACAGGGGATGCGATGATCGAGTTCAGGGGCGTCACCAAGACCTACCCCGGCTCGGAGCGGCCTGCGGTGGAAAACCTCTCCTTCGAGGTGCCGGAGGGCGAGATCTGCGTCCTCGTGGGGCCCTCGGGCTGCGGCAAGACCACCACCATGCGGATGATCAACCGGCTCATCGAGCCGACGGAGGGCGAGATCCTCATCGGCGGCGAGCCGAACACCCGGATAAGCGGCACCGAGCTGCGGCGCAAGATCGGGTACGCCATCCAGCAGATAGGGCTCTTCCCCCACCGGACCATCGCGGAGAACGTGGGGACCGTCCCCAGCCTGCTGGAGTGGGACAGGGAGCGCATCCGGCGGCGGGTGGACGAGCTGCTGGAGCTCGTCGGCCTCGACCCCGCCGGGTTCCGGGACCGCTACCCGGCGGAGCTCTCCGGGGGCCAGCAGCAGCGGGTAGGGGTGGCGCGGGCGCTCGCGGCCGACCCCCCCATAATGCTCATGGACGAGCCCTTCGGGGCGGTGGACCCCATAACCCGCGAGCGGCTGCAGGACGAGTTCCTGAAGATCCAGCAGGACATAAAGAAGACCATCGTCTTCGTCACCCACGACATAGACGAGGCCATAAAGCTGGGCGACAGGATCGCCATCCTTAAGGAGGGCGGCACCCTCGCCCAGTACGACAGCCCGGAGAACATCCTCACCAGCCCCGCCTCGGAGTTCGTGGCCTCCTTCGTGGGGGCGGACAGGGTGCTCAAGCGGCTCTCCCTCACCCGGCTCGAGGAGGTCGAGCTCGACCCCCCGCGGGGCAACGGCGGCCTGCCGCGCCTCCCGGAGCAGGCCTCCCTCAAGGACGCGCTCTCGGAGATGATCGGCTCGGGCGCCGAACGGGTGCTGGTGCTCTCCGGTGACGGCGGGGTGCGCGGCTCGCTGAGCCTCGACGGGCTGCGGCGGCTCTCCGGCAGGGCCGGGTAGGGGATGGAGCCCGCCCCCGCGAGCCTCGCCCTGCTCCAGCGGCTGGAGCCCAGGATCATGGACTGGGCCTGGGTGCGCGAGAACTTCGCCGAGGACATCCTGCCGGCGCTCGTCGGGCACATCTACCTCTCCGGCGTCTCGCTGGCCATAGCGCTTGCCGTCTCGCTGCCCACCGGGGTGCTCGTGGCCCGCTACCGCAAGGCCTACCCGCCGGTGGTGTTTCTGGCCGGGCTGCTGTTCACCATCCCCAGCCTCGCCCTCTTCGCCATCCTGGTCACCATCCCCGGCGTGGGGATAGGCCCCAACGCGGTCATCATCGCGCTGGTGGCCTACTCCATCCTCGTCCTGGTGCGGAACACCGTCGCCGGGCTGGACTCCGTCCCGCCCGAGACCATCGACGCCGCCCGCGGCATGGGGCTCACCCCCCGCCAGATCCTCTTCAAGGTGGAGCTGCCGCTGGCGCTGCCGGTCATCGTGGCGGGCGTGAGGATCGCCACCGTGACGGTCATAGGGATCGCCACCATCGGCGCCTACATCGCGGGCGGGGGCTTGGGGCAGCTCATCTTCGACGGGATAGACCGGCTGTTTCCGACCATGATCATCGCGGGGGCGGCGCTGGCCACGGCGCTGGCCGTGGCCGCCGACGTGGTGTTGTCAAGCTTGGAACGCTACCTGAGACCATGGGCACAACGTGGCAAGAGGGCGGCTTAAATGAGCGGAGTACTTGAAGTTTTTGCGCGTCCGAGTTTTTTTGTCAAACTCGCAACGCATGTGGAGCTTTCGATGATCTCGCTAATCATCGCGATCGCCATAGCCCTCCCGACTGCGTTTGCTGTGCGAAACACGCAAATTGGGACTGCTATAGCTATCAACGCCGGCAACGTGGGGCGGGCGGTGCCCTCGCTGGCGCTCCTGGCGCTCGCGCTGCCCTTTCTGGGGTTCGGGTTCGCGCCCTCGCTCGTCGCGCTCACCGCGCTCGCCGTCCCCCCCATCCTCATCAACGCCACCACCGGGCTGCGGGAGGTCAGCGGCGAGGTGGTGGACGCCGCGCGCGGCATGGGGCTCTCCGAGGCCCAGATCCTGCGCGACATCCAGCTGCCCATGGCCGCGCCGGTGGTCTTCGCGGGGGTGCGCACCTCGGCGGTGCAGGTGGTGGCGAGCGCCACCCTGGCCACCTTTATCGGGGGAGGGGGGCTGGGGGATCTGATCGTGGAGGGCTTCCAGAGCGGAGATAGCTCGATACTTCTGGCAGGTGCTTTCTCAGTGGCGATACTGGCAATCATTACGGAGATCATCTTCGAGATCCTGGAAAAGGTATTTACTCCGAAAGGGCTAAAGCTCGCACAGAAGAAACGTGGCAGATAAGCGGAAGCGATCCAAGGAGGAGTATATGAAGAACAATACTCGACCGATTCAAGCTGTGCTGGTGCTGCTAACTCCGTTCGCGCTCGCGATAGTTTTTCTCGTCGCCTGCGGCAACGTGGGCGAGAGCGGCGGCTCCGGCCCCGGCGCCGGGGAAGGGGGAGGCCCCGCGATCACCGTGGGCTCCAAGAACTTCACCGAGCAGTACATCCTCGGCAACATGTACGCCCTGGCGCTCGAGGACGCCGGCTTCAAGGTGGAGCGGCGGCTGAACCTCGGCAGCGAGCAGATCGCCGACAGGGCCCTCCAGAACGGGCAGATAGACCTCTATCCCGAGTACACCGGCACCGCGCTGGCCGCGGTGCTCGACTACGAGGGCGACCCGGCGCAGCTGGACACCCCGGAGCAGACCTACCAGAGGGCGAAGGAGCTCTACGCCGGGCGCGATCCGGCCGACACCATGCTCAGGCCCGCGCCCTTCAACAACACCTACGCCATCTTCGTGCGCCGGGAGGCCGCCAAGCGCTACGACCTGAGGACGCTCGAGGATCTCGCCGAGGCCTCCCCGAACCTGGTGTTCGTCTCCTTCTCCGAGTTTCAGCACCGCGAGGACAACTTTAAGAACATGAAAGAGAACTATAACTTCGACTTCAAGGACGTGGAGATCGTCAACAGCATCGGGCTCCGCTACCAGGGGGTGCTGCAGGGCGAGGGGGACGTCGGGGTGGGCTTCACCACCGACGGCCAGCTGGCCTCCGACCGGCTGGTGGTGCTCGAGGACCCCAAGAGCATCTGGCCCTTCTACCAGCCCGCCCCCGTGGTGCGCACCGAGGTGCTCGAGAAGAACCCGAAGATCCGGGAGGTCCTCAACGAGGTCTCGGCCAGCCTCGACGTGGAGACCATGCGAAGGCTCAACGGCCGGGTGGACCTCCAGAAGGAGGACCCGGAGGACGTGGCCCGGGAGTATCTGGAGCGGGAGGGTCTCATTAAGTGATCTCCTCACACTCTACGGTCACCCTCGACGGAGCTTCTCTAACTCCGAAAGCAGTTGCGCGGGTAGCTCGGGAGAGTTGCCCTGTGGCTCTGGCTCCGGAGGCACGGGAGCGCAACGAGATTGCTTATCGGATAAGCCTAGATCTTACAAAGAGCAATACTCCAGTATACGGCTTAAATACAGGTGTGGGATCTTTGCGGTCAATAAAGATTCCTCCGGAACTCCAGAACGACTACCAGCGCAGGTTGCTTCGAAGCCATGCCATCGGGGCCGGAAAACCAGTGCCAGATAGTATAGTACGCGCTATGCTCGTCGTGCGGGCGAATCAACTTGCTGCGGGAGGGGCGGGAGTCCATCCTGCTCTCCTGGACAGCCTCGTGGAGGTCTTGAACAAGAACCTTGTGCCCGAGATACGGGAATTGGGCTCTTTGGGTACGGGCGACCTTACATCTCTCGCAGAAGTGGGGTTGGCTCTACTCGGTGAGCGTCCGTTTCGGAACGGCAAGAGAAATTCCTCTACCCCTTTGGGACCTCGTGACGGGCTAATGCTTATGAGCAGCAACGCACATGCCATCGGTGAATCTGCGCTGTGTGCGGTAGACCTGAACCAACTAACAAGTTCTTTAGAGGCGTGCGCTGCGATTTCCTTTGAGGCAGCTCGCGCCAACTCGAAGGCTCTTGACGAGCGTGTACACGCTGCTCGACCCTATCCTGGGCAGATAGCTGCCGCCGCTCACCTACGTGCCTTACTGGAGGGCTATGTGCCGAAGAGCTTTCGACTTCAAGACTCCTACGCCTTTCGCTGCCTGCCTCAGGTTCAGGGCGCGCTGCGCGATGCGCTCTCCCACCTGGCAAGCATTTTGCAAATAGAGTTAAATTCTGCTTCAGAGAATGCTTTGCTCGTAGATGGCGAGGCGTTAACTACGGGCAACTTCCACGCTGTTCAGCTCTCTTCGACCTTGGATCACGTCCGAAACACAGCTTCTCAGGCGGCCTCACTATCTGCCGCACGCACCTCGGCTTTAATGTCCCCAGAGATTACCGGCCTTAATCCCTTTCTCGCTGAAGAGCCCGGTCCCGACTCAGGACTAATGGCCCTGGAATACACCGCAAACTCTGCAGTGGGGGAGCTCCGAATACTCGCCGCACCCGCCGCTGCCCACAGCGCGGCGTTCATTTCCCATGGCGTTGAGAACCATGCCAGTTTAGCCTCTTTATCCGCTCGAAAGACCACGCGTGCTGTCCACTTGCTCTCCGTGGTGGCGGCCACGGAACTGGTTACTGCCGTGAGAGCCATTCGAATGCGCGGCGAACCCCCCGTTGGACGCGGGGCCAGAGAAGCTTTCGAGATCTCTGCCTCCATTCTCTCTCCCGACATCGCCGATCGTTACCTAACCGGGGACCTAGATAACGCTATCAATCTAGTGCTGAAGGGGGAATTCTTGCCGAATATCTCCACGACCCAGGGTGTAGAGGCAAGCTAACATGGATATTAAGCGCGTGCGGGAGCGCCTGGAGGAGCTCTTCGCCCTGGCCCCCGACCCCCGCGGCGGCGCGACCCGCCTCGCCTACTCCCCGGAGGAGGCGCGGGCGATGCGGCTCGTGGCCGGCTGGTTGGAGGAGGCCGGGCTCTCCGCGCGCCTCGACCGCTTCGGGAACCTGTGGGGGCTGCCGCCGGCGGGGGGGCGGCTCGTCACGGGCGGCTCGCACGTGGACACCGTCCCGAACGGCGGGCGGCTCGACGGGGCCCTGGGGACCGTGCTGGCCGTGGAGGCGGCGGGGGAGCTGGAGGGGCCGTTCGGGGTGCTGGTGTGCGCGGGGGAGGAGGCGCCCCGCTTCGGGGCCGGCACCCTGGGCTCCCGGCAGCTCGCGGGGAGGCTGGGGGAGGCGGAGCTCGCGCGGATGCGCGACCGGGATGGGGTCTCGGCGCTCGCGGCGCGGGAGGAGTTTCTGCGCCTGCTCCGGGACATCCCCCGCCTGGAGGAGCCCGACCCGCTCTCTCGGGTCGCGGCGCACCTGGAGGTGCACGTCGAGCAGCGCAGGTGGCTCGGGGAGAGGGGCGCCTCCGTCGGCATCGCCACGGCGGTGGCCGGCCCGGAGCGCTACCGCCTGCTCCTCTCGGGACAGAGCGGCCACTCGGGGGAGGCCCGGATGCCCGAGCGCCGCGACGCCCTGTGCGCGGCGGCGGAGGTCATCCTGCTCGTGGAGGGGGCGGCCCGCAAGGCGTCCTCCACCGTGGCCACCGTCGGGACCGTGCGGGTCGAGCCCGGCTCCCTCACCGCCGTCCCCGGGCGGGTGGAGCTCGGCCTCGACGTGCGCGGGACCGACCCCGGGGAGGCCGGGGAGCTCGTACGGCTGGTCCTGGAGCGGGGGCGCGGGATCTGCGCGCGCAGGGGCGTCTCCTTCTCCGCCCGGCGCCTCTCCCGCGCGGCCCCGGTGGCGCTGGACGAGGGGGTGGTGGGGCTGGCCGAGCGCGTAGCGCGCAGGGAGGGCATCCCCGCCGCGAGGTGCGTCAGCTTCGCCGGGCACGACGTCCAGCACCTCGCCCGGCGGGTGCCGGCGGCGCTGCTCTTCGCCGCCTCTTCCAACGGCGTGAGCCACGCGCCGGGGGAGGAGGTGGGGGAGGAGGATCTGGAGAGGACGTACAGGATGGCGAGGGCGCTCATGCCCGAGCTGGCGAGAGAGTACGGAGGAGAGAGATGACGGACGGGAAGACCACCACGGTGAGGGCCCCGCGCGGGACGGAGCTCTCCTGCAAGGGCTGGCACCAGGAGGGCGCCCTGCGGATGCTCATGAACAACCTCGACCCCGAGGTCGCCGAGCGGCCCGAGGAGCTCGTGGTCTACGGGGGCACCGGCAAGGCCGCCCGGAGCTGGGAGTGCTTCTGGGCCATCGTGGAGGCCCTGCGCGGCCTCGACGGCGACGAGACCCTGCTCGTGCAGTCCGGCAAGCCCGTCGCCGTCTTCCGCACGCACCCGTGGGCGCCGCGGGTGCTCATCGCCAACTCGCTGCTCGTCCCCGAGTGGGCCGACTGGGAGACCTTCCGCGAGCTGGAGCGGGCGGGGCTCACCATGTTCGGCCAGATGACGGCGGGCTCCTGGATCTACATCGGCACCCAGGGCATCCTCCAGGGCACCTACGAGACCTTCGCCGCCCTGGCCGAACAGCGCTTCGGCGGCACCCTCAGGGGGAGGGTGTGCCTCACCGCCGGGCTCGGCGGCATGGGGGGCGCCCAGCCCCTCGCCATCACCATGAACGAGGGGGTGGCCCTCTGCGTCGAGGTGGACCCGCGCCGCATAGACCGCCGCCTCGAGCACCGCTACCTCGACGAGCGGATAGACGACCTCGACGCCGCCGTCGAGCGCGCCGAGGAGGCCCGGCGGGAGGGGGAGCCGCTCTCCATCGGCATCCCCGGCAACGCCGCCGAGGTCTTCCCCGCGCTGCTGGAGCGCGGCTACGTTCCCGACGCCGTCACCGACCAGACCTCGGCCCACGACCCCCTCGGGGGCTACATCCCGGCCGGCTACACCCTGGAGGAGGCGGCGGAGCTGCGCGAGGCCGACCCCGGGCGCTACGTGCGGGAGGCCCGCGCCTCCATGGCCCGCCACTGCGCGGCGATGGTCGGCTTTATGGAGCGGGGGGCCGAGGTCTTCGACTACGGCAACAACCTGCGCGGCGAGGCGAGGCTCGGCGGCTTCGAGCGGGCCTTCAGCTACCCCGGCTTCGTCCCGGCCTACATAAGGCCGCTCTTCTGCGAGGGGAAGGGGCCTTTCCGGTGGGCGGCGCTCTCCGGCGACCCCGACGACATAGCCGCGACCGACGAGGCCGTCCTGGAGCTCTTCCCGGAGAACGGGCGGCTCGTGCGCTGGATCCGCCAGGCCCGCGAGAGGGTCCGCTTCCAGGGGCTCCCCGCGCGCATCTGCTGGCTCGGGGCGGGGGAGAGGCACAGGGCGGGGCTGCGCTTCAACGAGCTCGTCGCCGGCGGCACCATAAGCGCCCCCATCGTTATCGGGAGGGACCATCTGGACTCCGGAAGCGTGGCCTCCCCCTACCGGGAGACGGAGGGGATGAGGGACGGCTCCGACGCTATAGCCGACTGGCCGGTCCTGAACGCCCTCCTGAACACCGCCTCCGGGGCGAGCTGGGTCGCCGTCCACCACGGCGGCGGCGTCGGCATCGGGAAGTCCATCCACGCCGGGGCGCAGGTGGTCGTGGACGGCACGGAGGAGGGGGCGGCCCGCATCGAGCGGGTCCTCACAAACGACCCCTCCCTCGGGGTGGTGCGCCACGCCGACGCGGGCTACGAGCGGGCCAGGGAGGCCGCCCGCGCCCTGGGCATAAGGATGCCCATGCTCGGCCGATGAGGCGCACGCTCCTGCCGGACCTGGTGCTGGACGCCCGCGGGGCGCGCCCGGGGGTGGGCGTGACGATCGAGGGCGGGCGCGTCGTTTCGGTCGGCCCGGCCGCGGAGGGGGAGCGCCTGCCGGGCCGGGCGCTCGCCCCCGGCTTTGCGAACGCCCACAGCCACGCCTTCCAGCGGGGGCTGCGCGGGGGCGTCGAGCGCCGCGACCCGGCCCATCCCCGCGACGACTTCTGGACCTGGCGCGAGCGGATGTACGCCCTGGCGGGGAGCCTCGACCCGGCCTCCCTCCGGGAGGCCAGCGAGCGCTGCTACCGGGAGATGCTCTCCGCGGGCTACACGAGCGTCGCCGAGTTCCACTACCTCCACCACCGCCCGGACGGCGCGCCCTACGAGGACCCCAACGCCCTGGCGAAGGCGGTCGCGGCGGGGGCGGAGGCGGTGGGCATGAGGCTGCTCCTGCTCCCGGCGGCCTACGCGCGCGGCGGGCTTTCGCGCTTCCGCGACGCCTCGGCGGGGGAGTTTCTCGCGCGGGTGGAGGAGCTTCGGGCGTGGGCCGAGGGGCACCCGCTCGTGGAGGTGGGGCTCGCGGCGCACAGCGTCCGGGCGGTGCCGCGGGGGTGGCTGGAGGAGATCGGGGAGCACGCGCGGGGGCGCAGCCTGCCGCTGCACGTCCACGCCTGCGAGCAGCCGCGCGAGGTGGAGGAGTGCCGGAGGGAGCACGGGCTGCGCCCGGTGGAGCTGCTGGCGGAGGCTGGCTTTCTCGGCCCCGGGACGGTCGTCGTGCACGCGACCCACGCCAGCGAGGGCGAGCTGGACCTCCTGGCGGAGCGCGGCGCGGGGGTCTGCGCCTGCCCCACCACCGAGGGGAACTTGGGGGACGGCTTCCTGCCGGCGGAGGGCCTCCTGCGGCGCGGGATAGGACTCTCCGTCGGCTCCGACTCCCACGTCAGGGTGGACCCCTTCGAGGAGCTGCGGGAGATAGAGACGAACGCCCGCCGGCTCTCGGGGCGCAGGAACGTCCTGGTGCCCGAGGGGGAGGGCTCGCCCACCCCCTGGCTGCTGCGGGCCGGGTGGGGGCGGGAGGGGATCTCGGCGGGAGACCCGGCCGACCTCGTCGAGATAGACCTCGGCCACCCCGCGCTCGCGGACGTGGAGCCGGAGGATCTGCCCTCCGCGCTCGTCTTCGGCGCCGGGAGCGGGGTGGTCTGCGGGGCCTGGGTCGCGGGCCGGCGCGTCTACCCGGAGGGGGGAGGGGCGTGAGCGGGACGACCCTCCTGATCCACGACCTCGAGGCCGCCGTCTCCCCGAAGGGGAGCGGGCCCCTGCGCGGGAGGGACCTCGGGGAGCTCGAGGTCTGCTCCCCCGCCTCCATAGCCGTCTCCGGCGACCGCATCGCCGCCGTGGGGCCTCCGGGGGAGGTGCTGCGCGACCACCCGCCCGGCCCGGGCTGCGAGACGGTGGACGGCAGGGGGAAGGCGGCGCTCCCCGGCCTCGTGGACTGCCACACCCACGCGGCCTTTCTGGGGGACAGGGCGGACGAGTTCGAGCTGCGCTGCCGCGGGGCGGGCTACGAGGAGATACACGCCTCCGGCGGGGGCATCCTCTCCACGGTGCGGGCGACGCGCGCTGGGAGCGAGGAGGAGCTGCGGGCGGCCACGGAGCGGCACCTGGACTGGCTGCTCCGCCACGGCACCACCACCGCCGAGGTGAAGAGCGGCTACGGGCTGGACCGGGAGGCCGAGCTGAGGCTGCTGCGCGCCATCCGCGCCGCCGGGGACGCCCACCCGGTGGACGTGCGCCCCACCTTCCTGGGGGCCCACACCGTCCCTCCGGAGTTCTCGGGCGCCGCCGAGTACGTGGAGTTCGTCGTCGCCGAGGTGCTCCCCGAGGCCGCCCCGCTCGCGGAGGCGGCCGACGTCTTCGTGGAGCGCGGCTCCTTCGAGGTGCCCGAGGCCCGGCGCTACCTCGAGGCCTGCGCCGGGTACGGGCTCGCCCTGCGGCTGCACGCCGACCAGTTCTCCGAGCGCGGGGCGGTGCCGCTCGCCGTCGAGCTCGGCGCCCGCAGCGCGGACCACCTGGAGAGCACGGGCGGGGAGGGCGTGCGTGCCCTGGGCCAAAGCGCCACCGCCGCGGTGCTGCTCCCGGCGTGCGCCCTCTTCCTCGGGCTGCCCGACCCCCCGGCTCGCGCCCTCCTCGAGGCCGGCGCGATAGTGGCGCTGGCCACGGACTTCAACCCGGGGAGCTCCTTCTGCTCCTCGCTCCCGGTGGTGCTGAACCTGGCGTGCACCCGCCTGGGGCTCTCCCCCGCCGAAGCCCTGTGCGCGGCCACCGCCAACGCGGCCTACGTGCTGGGGCTCGAGGGGGAGGTGGGGCGGCTCTCGGCGGGGTACAGGGCGGACATCCTCCTCCTCGACGCCCCGGACTGGCGCTACATCGCCTACCACCTGGGCGGGGACCACCTCGCCGCCGTCGTCAAGTCCGGAGGCCTCCTGCCGCCGGGGTGAGCCGGGGGAGGGAGGAGAGGCCCCGCCTTCCGGTGGGGCTCGGACCTGCGACCCCGTGGTTCGTGGCCCTGTCGGAAGCGTTCGCCACGGTCCGCAAACCCGTGTAAGTTCTACGAGGGTAGACGAAGCGGACACGGGGAGATGTGGGGTGCGGCTTCGCGACACCCGCTTTTCCTGC is a window of Rubrobacter xylanophilus DSM 9941 DNA encoding:
- a CDS encoding ABC transporter permease translates to MGRAVPSLALLALALPFLGFGFAPSLVALTALAVPPILINATTGLREVSGEVVDAARGMGLSEAQILRDIQLPMAAPVVFAGVRTSAVQVVASATLATFIGGGGLGDLIVEGFQSGDSSILLAGAFSVAILAIITEIIFEILEKVFTPKGLKLAQKKRGR
- a CDS encoding glycine betaine ABC transporter substrate-binding protein; amino-acid sequence: MKNNTRPIQAVLVLLTPFALAIVFLVACGNVGESGGSGPGAGEGGGPAITVGSKNFTEQYILGNMYALALEDAGFKVERRLNLGSEQIADRALQNGQIDLYPEYTGTALAAVLDYEGDPAQLDTPEQTYQRAKELYAGRDPADTMLRPAPFNNTYAIFVRREAAKRYDLRTLEDLAEASPNLVFVSFSEFQHREDNFKNMKENYNFDFKDVEIVNSIGLRYQGVLQGEGDVGVGFTTDGQLASDRLVVLEDPKSIWPFYQPAPVVRTEVLEKNPKIREVLNEVSASLDVETMRRLNGRVDLQKEDPEDVAREYLEREGLIK
- the hutH gene encoding histidine ammonia-lyase — its product is MAAGAVLVDGLDFGGVIAVARRGARVGVSPAARERVRRFRAHVERASGSEEAVYGVTTGFGALATVRIPAGERRELQHAILRSHAAGMGPFVEPEVVRAMMLIRAKTLAMGHSGVRPELLDALVALLNSGVVPAVPEHGSLGASGDLAPLAHAALCLTGEGWALEGGEAVPAREALARAGLEPVRLEAKEGLALVNGTDGMLAVLVLALEDLGLLLKTADVTAAMSIEALLGTDRVYREELHALRPHPGQLASARNIHRLLQDSPIVASHRESPHLVQDAYSLRCTPQVCGAARDTLAFAEEVARRELASTTDNPLVLEDGSVESCGHFHGEPLAFALDFLAVAAAEVGAIAERRTDRMLDPARSQGLPPFLVPRAGTNSGFMVAQYTAASLAEENRRLAVPASTGSLPTSAMQEDHVSMGWSAGLKLRRVLRNLARILAVEAVCAAQALDLRSPLEPAPATGAVRERIRREVPFVERDRFLAAHLRAAEGLVLSGALVEAANEMVEQR
- a CDS encoding ABC transporter ATP-binding protein, which encodes MIEFRGVTKTYPGSERPAVENLSFEVPEGEICVLVGPSGCGKTTTMRMINRLIEPTEGEILIGGEPNTRISGTELRRKIGYAIQQIGLFPHRTIAENVGTVPSLLEWDRERIRRRVDELLELVGLDPAGFRDRYPAELSGGQQQRVGVARALAADPPIMLMDEPFGAVDPITRERLQDEFLKIQQDIKKTIVFVTHDIDEAIKLGDRIAILKEGGTLAQYDSPENILTSPASEFVASFVGADRVLKRLSLTRLEEVELDPPRGNGGLPRLPEQASLKDALSEMIGSGAERVLVLSGDGGVRGSLSLDGLRRLSGRAG
- a CDS encoding Zn-dependent hydrolase; translation: MDIKRVRERLEELFALAPDPRGGATRLAYSPEEARAMRLVAGWLEEAGLSARLDRFGNLWGLPPAGGRLVTGGSHVDTVPNGGRLDGALGTVLAVEAAGELEGPFGVLVCAGEEAPRFGAGTLGSRQLAGRLGEAELARMRDRDGVSALAAREEFLRLLRDIPRLEEPDPLSRVAAHLEVHVEQRRWLGERGASVGIATAVAGPERYRLLLSGQSGHSGEARMPERRDALCAAAEVILLVEGAARKASSTVATVGTVRVEPGSLTAVPGRVELGLDVRGTDPGEAGELVRLVLERGRGICARRGVSFSARRLSRAAPVALDEGVVGLAERVARREGIPAARCVSFAGHDVQHLARRVPAALLFAASSNGVSHAPGEEVGEEDLERTYRMARALMPELAREYGGER
- the hutU gene encoding urocanate hydratase codes for the protein MTDGKTTTVRAPRGTELSCKGWHQEGALRMLMNNLDPEVAERPEELVVYGGTGKAARSWECFWAIVEALRGLDGDETLLVQSGKPVAVFRTHPWAPRVLIANSLLVPEWADWETFRELERAGLTMFGQMTAGSWIYIGTQGILQGTYETFAALAEQRFGGTLRGRVCLTAGLGGMGGAQPLAITMNEGVALCVEVDPRRIDRRLEHRYLDERIDDLDAAVERAEEARREGEPLSIGIPGNAAEVFPALLERGYVPDAVTDQTSAHDPLGGYIPAGYTLEEAAELREADPGRYVREARASMARHCAAMVGFMERGAEVFDYGNNLRGEARLGGFERAFSYPGFVPAYIRPLFCEGKGPFRWAALSGDPDDIAATDEAVLELFPENGRLVRWIRQARERVRFQGLPARICWLGAGERHRAGLRFNELVAGGTISAPIVIGRDHLDSGSVASPYRETEGMRDGSDAIADWPVLNALLNTASGASWVAVHHGGGVGIGKSIHAGAQVVVDGTEEGAARIERVLTNDPSLGVVRHADAGYERAREAARALGIRMPMLGR
- a CDS encoding aromatic amino acid ammonia-lyase gives rise to the protein MISSHSTVTLDGASLTPKAVARVARESCPVALAPEARERNEIAYRISLDLTKSNTPVYGLNTGVGSLRSIKIPPELQNDYQRRLLRSHAIGAGKPVPDSIVRAMLVVRANQLAAGGAGVHPALLDSLVEVLNKNLVPEIRELGSLGTGDLTSLAEVGLALLGERPFRNGKRNSSTPLGPRDGLMLMSSNAHAIGESALCAVDLNQLTSSLEACAAISFEAARANSKALDERVHAARPYPGQIAAAAHLRALLEGYVPKSFRLQDSYAFRCLPQVQGALRDALSHLASILQIELNSASENALLVDGEALTTGNFHAVQLSSTLDHVRNTASQAASLSAARTSALMSPEITGLNPFLAEEPGPDSGLMALEYTANSAVGELRILAAPAAAHSAAFISHGVENHASLASLSARKTTRAVHLLSVVAATELVTAVRAIRMRGEPPVGRGAREAFEISASILSPDIADRYLTGDLDNAINLVLKGEFLPNISTTQGVEAS
- a CDS encoding ABC transporter permease, with amino-acid sequence MEPAPASLALLQRLEPRIMDWAWVRENFAEDILPALVGHIYLSGVSLAIALAVSLPTGVLVARYRKAYPPVVFLAGLLFTIPSLALFAILVTIPGVGIGPNAVIIALVAYSILVLVRNTVAGLDSVPPETIDAARGMGLTPRQILFKVELPLALPVIVAGVRIATVTVIGIATIGAYIAGGGLGQLIFDGIDRLFPTMIIAGAALATALAVAADVVLSSLERYLRPWAQRGKRAA